Proteins from a genomic interval of Rhodothermus marinus:
- a CDS encoding glycoside hydrolase family 26 protein: MLRTLLLLGLLLLGCHAADSQPSVAPSDPEATAETRALFHNLYRLAPRAILYGHQDDLAYGVSWWAEPGRSDVKAVTGSYPAVYGWDVGDLEHGAERNLDGVRFDDMRRWIIEGFQRGGVITISWHMDNPVSGGNAWDTTRAVYAILPGGPQHALFRSWLDRFADFVRTLRGVPPGRTDTVAIPIIFRPYHEWTGSWFWWGRGHCTPDEFIQLWRFTVDYLRREKGLHNLLLAYSSDRFHSPEDYLERYPGDDYVDLLGFDDYHSHKSEETLPFLIRELHDVVRMARARGKLAALTETGYEAIPDSTWWTGKLLRALDHDDTTRQIIYVLTWRNAYNRPGHYFAPYPGHPSAEDFRRFKAHPLIYFEDELPDLYRLENGR, translated from the coding sequence ATGCTTCGCACGCTGTTGCTGCTCGGACTGCTCCTGCTCGGCTGTCATGCGGCCGATTCGCAGCCGTCCGTCGCCCCCTCCGATCCGGAGGCCACCGCGGAAACACGCGCGCTCTTTCACAACCTGTACCGTCTGGCCCCCCGCGCCATCCTCTACGGCCATCAGGACGACCTGGCCTACGGCGTCTCCTGGTGGGCCGAACCCGGCCGCTCCGACGTGAAAGCAGTGACCGGCTCCTATCCGGCCGTCTACGGCTGGGACGTGGGCGACCTGGAACACGGGGCCGAACGCAACCTTGACGGCGTGCGCTTCGACGACATGCGCCGCTGGATCATCGAAGGCTTCCAGCGCGGCGGCGTCATCACGATCAGCTGGCACATGGACAACCCGGTCAGCGGCGGCAACGCCTGGGACACCACGCGGGCGGTCTATGCCATCCTGCCCGGCGGCCCGCAACACGCCCTGTTCCGGAGCTGGCTGGACCGCTTCGCCGACTTCGTCCGCACGCTCCGGGGCGTACCGCCCGGCCGCACCGACACCGTCGCCATCCCCATCATCTTCCGCCCTTACCACGAGTGGACCGGTAGCTGGTTCTGGTGGGGGCGCGGCCACTGCACCCCGGACGAATTCATCCAGCTCTGGCGTTTTACCGTCGATTACCTGCGCCGGGAAAAGGGCCTGCACAACCTGCTCCTGGCCTACTCCTCCGATCGCTTCCACTCGCCCGAGGATTACCTGGAACGCTACCCCGGCGACGACTACGTGGACCTGCTGGGCTTCGACGACTACCACTCCCACAAAAGCGAGGAAACGCTCCCCTTCCTGATCCGTGAGCTGCACGACGTGGTTCGCATGGCCCGGGCGCGCGGCAAACTGGCCGCCCTGACCGAAACCGGCTACGAAGCCATTCCCGACAGCACCTGGTGGACAGGCAAACTGCTCCGGGCGCTCGATCACGACGACACGACGCGCCAGATCATCTACGTGCTCACCTGGCGCAACGCCTACAACCGACCCGGCCACTACTTCGCCCCCTATCCCGGTCATCCCAGCGCCGAGGACTTTCGTCGCTTCAAGGCCCACCCGCTCATTTACTTCGAAGACGAACTGCCCGACCTGTACCGCCTGGAAAACGGCCGTTGA
- a CDS encoding L-ribulose-5-phosphate 4-epimerase, whose translation MAFEKLKAAVWKANRDIVRSGLVQLTWGNASGVDRQAGVMAIKPSGVDYDRLRPDDMVIVELETGRVVEGTLKPSTDTPTHRYLYLAFEEIGGIVHTHSRHAVAWAQARRPIPCLGTTHADHFYGEIPVTRPLRPEEVAEAYEHQTGVVIAECFRERGLDPLEVPGVLVAGHGPFAWGETPEKAAENALVLELVAEMALYTYQLNPEAPVLERYVLDKHFRRKHGSQAYYGQR comes from the coding sequence ATGGCGTTCGAAAAACTGAAGGCGGCGGTCTGGAAGGCGAACCGGGATATCGTGCGGAGCGGGCTGGTGCAGCTCACCTGGGGCAATGCCAGCGGGGTGGATCGCCAGGCCGGCGTCATGGCCATCAAACCCAGCGGCGTGGACTACGACCGACTGCGGCCGGACGACATGGTGATCGTCGAACTGGAAACCGGCCGCGTGGTGGAGGGCACGCTGAAGCCCTCGACCGACACGCCCACGCACCGCTACCTGTACCTGGCGTTCGAAGAAATCGGCGGCATCGTGCACACGCACTCCCGACATGCGGTGGCCTGGGCCCAGGCGCGCCGACCGATTCCGTGCCTGGGGACGACCCACGCCGACCATTTCTACGGAGAAATTCCGGTTACGCGACCGTTGCGGCCGGAAGAGGTCGCCGAAGCCTACGAGCACCAGACGGGCGTAGTGATCGCCGAGTGCTTCCGGGAGCGCGGGCTCGATCCGCTGGAGGTGCCCGGCGTGCTGGTGGCCGGGCATGGCCCTTTTGCCTGGGGTGAAACCCCGGAAAAAGCGGCCGAAAACGCGCTGGTGCTCGAGCTGGTGGCCGAAATGGCCCTCTACACCTACCAGCTCAATCCCGAAGCGCCCGTGCTCGAGCGGTACGTGCTGGACAAACACTTCCGGCGCAAGCACGGAAGCCAGGCTTACTACGGACAGCGATAG
- a CDS encoding ribulokinase: MQPTFAIGLDYGTNSVRALIVNVQTGEEVGTCVFPYPSGEQGILLDASDPDLARQYPGDYLQGAEASIRGALEQARRHLDFDPARVIGIGVDTTGSTPLPVDAEGRPLAFDERFRNNLNAQAWLWKDHTSHAEAAEITEKARALRPHYIARYGGTYSAEWFWAKILHCRRVDPEVFEAAYTWVEIADWIPAALTGTEHPARLRRSICAAGHKAFFNPDWGGYPDEEFLAAIDPALVRVRRSLPDRAYDVSQPAGRLTPEWAERLGLPAGIPVAVGAFDAHLGAVGAGIEPGVLVKIIGTSTCDIMIAPGDQPLADIPGLCGIVRDSVLPGYYGLEAGQSAVGDIFNWFVQVVRPEGQDHASLTEAAARLHPGESGLLALDWHNGNRTVLVDQRLTGLIVGLTLRSTPAEIYRALMEATAFGARVIMERFEEYGVPVRRVLACGGIPPKNPLLMQIYADVMGRRIELARSDLTCALGAAISGAVVAGKQNGGYDRFDEAIRAMTGVRPEAYEPDPERRRVYDELFALYKNLHDAFGVSGVEMDLYPVMKRLLQIRDEVWRSKN; the protein is encoded by the coding sequence ATGCAACCGACGTTCGCCATCGGACTGGACTACGGCACGAATTCCGTCCGGGCTCTGATCGTCAACGTGCAGACCGGCGAGGAAGTCGGCACCTGCGTGTTTCCGTATCCTTCGGGCGAGCAGGGTATTCTTCTGGACGCGTCCGATCCGGATCTGGCCCGTCAGTATCCGGGCGACTACCTGCAGGGCGCCGAGGCAAGCATTCGGGGAGCGCTGGAGCAGGCGCGGCGCCATCTCGACTTCGATCCCGCACGCGTCATCGGCATCGGGGTCGACACGACAGGTTCGACGCCGCTGCCGGTCGACGCTGAGGGGCGTCCGCTGGCTTTCGACGAACGCTTTCGCAACAACCTCAATGCTCAGGCCTGGCTCTGGAAGGACCATACGAGCCATGCCGAGGCGGCCGAGATCACCGAAAAGGCGCGGGCGTTGCGGCCGCACTACATTGCCCGCTACGGCGGCACCTACAGCGCCGAGTGGTTCTGGGCCAAAATCCTGCACTGTCGGCGGGTGGATCCGGAGGTGTTCGAGGCGGCCTACACGTGGGTGGAGATCGCCGACTGGATCCCGGCGGCGCTGACCGGCACCGAGCATCCCGCCCGGCTTCGGCGCTCGATCTGTGCCGCCGGCCACAAGGCGTTCTTCAACCCGGACTGGGGCGGCTACCCGGACGAAGAATTCCTGGCCGCCATCGATCCGGCGCTGGTGCGCGTGCGGCGCTCGTTGCCGGACCGGGCCTATGACGTGTCGCAGCCGGCGGGGCGGCTCACGCCCGAATGGGCCGAGCGGCTGGGCCTTCCGGCCGGCATTCCCGTGGCCGTCGGCGCCTTCGACGCCCATCTGGGGGCCGTGGGGGCGGGCATCGAACCGGGCGTGCTGGTCAAGATCATCGGTACGTCCACCTGCGACATCATGATCGCTCCGGGCGATCAGCCGCTGGCCGACATTCCCGGGCTGTGCGGCATCGTGCGCGACTCGGTGCTCCCGGGCTACTACGGGCTGGAAGCCGGCCAGTCGGCCGTGGGCGACATCTTCAACTGGTTCGTGCAGGTGGTGCGCCCGGAAGGCCAGGATCATGCTTCGCTGACCGAGGCGGCCGCGCGGCTGCATCCGGGCGAAAGCGGCCTGCTGGCGCTCGACTGGCACAACGGCAACCGGACCGTGCTCGTCGATCAGCGCCTGACCGGGCTGATCGTGGGACTGACGCTGCGCTCGACACCCGCCGAGATCTACCGGGCGCTGATGGAAGCGACGGCCTTCGGGGCCCGTGTCATCATGGAGCGCTTTGAGGAATATGGCGTGCCGGTTCGGCGCGTGCTGGCCTGCGGGGGCATTCCGCCCAAAAATCCGCTGCTCATGCAGATCTATGCCGACGTGATGGGTCGTCGCATCGAGCTGGCCCGAAGCGATCTGACCTGTGCGCTGGGTGCCGCCATCAGCGGGGCCGTGGTGGCCGGCAAGCAGAACGGTGGCTACGATCGCTTCGACGAAGCCATCCGGGCCATGACCGGCGTGCGGCCGGAAGCCTACGAACCGGACCCGGAGCGACGGCGCGTTTACGACGAGCTTTTTGCACTTTATAAGAATTTGCACGACGCCTTTGGGGTATCCGGCGTCGAAATGGATCTTTATCCAGTGATGAAGCGCTTGCTTCAAATCCGTGACGAGGTATGGCGTTCGAAAAACTGA
- the tkt gene encoding transketolase — protein MQEQKATEAIRETDFSPGELDNLCINTIRFLAVDAVEQAKSGHPGMPMGAAPMAYVLWTRHLRHNPSDPKWPNRDRFVLSAGHGSMLLYALLHLTGYDLPMEELQRFRQWGSRTPGHPEYGLTPGVETTTGPLGQGFGNAVGMAIAEQYLAAHFNRDGFPLFDHFTYVIASDGDLMEGISHEAASLAGHLGLGKLIVLYDDNDISIDGSTDVTFTEDVGARFEAYGWHVQRVDDGNDLVAIDAALRQAKAETERPSLIIVRTHIGYGSPNKQDTPAAHGAPLGPEEVRLTKRNLGWPEDKTFYVPEEVYRHMRQAVTRGQQWQAEWEALRARYREAYPAEAAELDRWLSRRLPEGWSEGLPTFEAGKAVATRNAGGAVLDVLAARIPELIGGSADLAESNKTHPKGREAFSRDNRRGGYIHFGVREHAMAAICNGLSLHGLRAYASTFLVFSDYLRPSLRLSALSEQPVIYVFTHDSIGLGEDGPTHQPIEHLASLRAIPHVVVLRPADATETVEAWKVALEREDGPTVLVLTRQNVPVLDRSRLAPAEGVRRGAYVLREAQGTLQAILLASGSEVHVALAAAEQLEAEGIGTRVVSVPSWELFKQQEAAYRESVLPPEVTVRVAVEAGVGQGWEQFVGCRGRIVSIERFGASAPGKVLFEKFGFTPERVAGEVRALLAQNH, from the coding sequence ATGCAGGAACAGAAGGCGACGGAGGCGATTCGGGAAACCGACTTTTCGCCGGGCGAACTGGACAATCTGTGCATCAATACGATTCGATTCCTGGCCGTCGATGCCGTCGAGCAGGCGAAGTCCGGCCATCCGGGCATGCCGATGGGCGCGGCGCCGATGGCCTACGTGCTCTGGACCCGGCATCTGCGGCACAATCCAAGCGATCCGAAGTGGCCGAACCGGGATCGGTTCGTGCTTTCGGCCGGTCATGGCTCGATGTTGCTCTACGCGCTGCTGCACCTGACCGGCTACGACCTGCCCATGGAGGAGTTGCAGCGCTTTCGTCAGTGGGGATCGCGCACGCCGGGCCATCCGGAGTACGGGCTGACGCCCGGGGTCGAGACCACGACGGGACCGCTGGGCCAGGGCTTCGGAAATGCCGTCGGTATGGCGATCGCCGAACAGTATCTGGCGGCGCATTTCAACCGGGACGGATTCCCGCTGTTCGACCATTTCACGTACGTGATTGCCTCCGACGGCGACCTGATGGAAGGCATTTCGCACGAGGCGGCTTCGCTGGCCGGACATCTCGGGCTGGGGAAGTTGATCGTGCTCTACGATGACAATGACATTTCCATCGACGGCTCGACGGACGTCACCTTCACCGAGGACGTCGGCGCGCGCTTTGAGGCCTACGGCTGGCATGTGCAGCGCGTGGACGACGGGAACGACCTGGTAGCCATCGATGCGGCGCTTCGGCAGGCCAAAGCCGAGACCGAACGCCCTTCGCTGATCATCGTGCGCACGCACATCGGCTACGGAAGCCCGAACAAGCAGGACACGCCCGCCGCGCACGGCGCGCCGCTCGGTCCTGAAGAGGTGCGCCTGACCAAGCGCAACCTGGGCTGGCCCGAGGACAAAACCTTTTACGTGCCGGAGGAGGTCTACCGGCACATGCGGCAGGCCGTCACGCGGGGGCAGCAGTGGCAGGCCGAATGGGAGGCGCTGCGCGCCCGCTATCGGGAAGCCTATCCCGCCGAAGCTGCCGAACTGGACCGCTGGCTGAGCCGGCGGTTGCCCGAAGGGTGGAGCGAGGGACTCCCGACCTTCGAGGCGGGCAAGGCCGTAGCTACGCGCAATGCCGGCGGGGCCGTGCTCGACGTACTGGCCGCCCGCATTCCCGAGTTGATCGGCGGCTCGGCCGACCTGGCCGAGTCGAACAAAACGCATCCGAAAGGGCGCGAAGCCTTCAGCCGCGATAACCGCAGGGGCGGCTACATCCACTTCGGGGTGCGCGAGCACGCCATGGCGGCCATCTGTAACGGGCTGTCGTTGCACGGACTGCGGGCCTACGCGAGCACCTTCCTGGTCTTCAGCGATTACCTGCGACCGTCGCTGCGGCTGAGTGCCCTTTCAGAACAGCCCGTTATCTACGTGTTCACGCACGACTCGATCGGGCTGGGTGAGGACGGTCCCACGCATCAGCCGATCGAGCATCTGGCCAGCCTGCGTGCCATCCCGCACGTGGTGGTGCTGCGGCCGGCCGACGCGACCGAGACGGTGGAAGCCTGGAAGGTGGCGCTCGAGCGCGAAGACGGTCCCACGGTGCTCGTGTTGACGCGTCAGAACGTGCCGGTGCTGGACCGGAGCCGTCTGGCGCCGGCCGAAGGCGTGCGCCGCGGCGCTTACGTGCTCAGAGAAGCGCAGGGCACCTTGCAGGCGATCCTGCTGGCTTCCGGCAGCGAAGTACATGTGGCGCTGGCGGCCGCCGAACAGCTCGAAGCCGAAGGCATCGGCACGCGCGTCGTCAGCGTGCCTTCCTGGGAGCTGTTCAAGCAGCAGGAGGCGGCCTATCGGGAATCGGTGCTCCCGCCGGAGGTGACCGTACGGGTGGCCGTCGAAGCCGGGGTCGGACAGGGATGGGAGCAGTTCGTAGGGTGCCGGGGCCGCATCGTCAGCATTGAGCGCTTCGGCGCTTCGGCTCCCGGCAAGGTCCTGTTCGAAAAATTCGGCTTCACGCCCGAGCGGGTGGCCGGTGAAGTGCGTGCGCTGCTGGCGCAGAACCATTGA
- a CDS encoding sodium:solute symporter has protein sequence MTVLDWLIVAAYFAILAGIVWWSARRVKTTTDYFLAGRDVGFFVIGASIFASNIGSEHIVGLAGSGAANGLAQAHWELHAWILVLLAWVFVPFYYRSGVFTMPEFLERRFNSRARWILAIVSLTAYVFTKVSVTVYAGALVFRTLLADVFGSPDQAFWVGAIATVLATGIYTILGGLRAVVYTEVLQTGLLILGSVFITVFGLSALGGWGELREVARLQGEQWALWRSNSDPVFPWLGVMISSPIVGIWYWCTDQYIVQRTLAARSLQDARRGALWGGFLKVWPVFIFLVPGMIGYALHQKGLIHIPTDASGQLLGDMVFPTLVAELLPLGLRGLVVGGLLSALMSSLSSLFNSCATLFTVDIYEKLRPGRPERELVRVGRIATAVVVGLGLLWIPIMKVMAESKAGLYDYLQNVQGFLAPPITAVFLLGLASRRINARGAVWGLGVGFVLGMVKLTLQSMVQNGALDPGTVLGAIGAFNGYYFSGLLFFVSVAIVVGVSLLTEAPPEEKVRGLTFGTVSASDRSESRKTWDWRDVALTVVVLGLVLAIYLYFSFWV, from the coding sequence ATGACGGTACTGGACTGGTTAATCGTGGCGGCCTATTTCGCGATCCTGGCCGGGATCGTCTGGTGGTCGGCCCGCCGCGTCAAAACCACCACGGACTACTTCCTGGCCGGCCGCGACGTGGGCTTTTTCGTCATCGGCGCCTCGATTTTTGCTTCGAACATCGGCTCGGAGCACATCGTGGGGCTGGCCGGAAGCGGTGCGGCCAACGGCCTGGCCCAGGCGCACTGGGAGCTGCACGCCTGGATTCTGGTGCTGCTGGCCTGGGTGTTCGTGCCGTTTTACTACCGCTCGGGCGTCTTCACGATGCCGGAGTTTCTCGAGCGGCGTTTCAACAGCCGCGCGCGCTGGATTCTGGCGATTGTGTCGCTGACGGCCTACGTGTTCACGAAGGTGTCGGTGACGGTGTATGCGGGGGCGCTGGTGTTTCGGACGCTTCTGGCCGACGTGTTTGGTTCGCCGGACCAGGCGTTCTGGGTGGGGGCGATTGCGACGGTGCTGGCCACGGGGATTTACACGATCCTGGGGGGGCTTCGGGCGGTGGTCTACACGGAGGTGTTGCAGACGGGGTTGTTGATTCTGGGGAGTGTGTTCATCACGGTATTCGGGCTTTCGGCACTGGGGGGCTGGGGCGAGCTGCGGGAGGTAGCCCGCCTGCAGGGCGAGCAGTGGGCCCTGTGGCGCTCGAACAGTGATCCGGTGTTTCCGTGGCTGGGCGTGATGATTTCCTCGCCGATCGTGGGCATCTGGTACTGGTGCACGGACCAGTACATTGTGCAGCGGACGCTGGCGGCGCGTTCGCTGCAGGATGCGCGTCGGGGCGCGCTCTGGGGTGGTTTTTTGAAGGTGTGGCCGGTGTTCATTTTTCTGGTGCCGGGGATGATCGGCTATGCGCTGCACCAGAAGGGGTTGATTCACATTCCGACGGACGCTTCGGGTCAGTTGTTGGGGGACATGGTCTTTCCGACGCTGGTGGCGGAGCTATTGCCGCTGGGCTTGCGGGGGCTGGTGGTTGGGGGGTTGCTCTCGGCGCTGATGTCGTCGTTGTCGTCGCTGTTTAATTCGTGCGCGACGCTTTTCACGGTGGATATTTATGAGAAGCTGCGGCCGGGACGGCCGGAGCGGGAGCTGGTGCGGGTGGGACGGATAGCGACGGCGGTGGTGGTGGGGCTGGGTCTGCTCTGGATTCCGATCATGAAAGTGATGGCCGAGTCGAAGGCGGGGCTGTACGATTACCTGCAGAACGTGCAGGGTTTTCTGGCGCCGCCGATCACGGCGGTGTTTCTGCTGGGATTGGCCAGCCGTCGGATCAACGCGCGGGGTGCGGTGTGGGGGCTGGGCGTTGGCTTTGTGCTGGGGATGGTGAAGCTGACATTGCAGTCGATGGTGCAGAACGGGGCGCTGGATCCGGGGACGGTGCTGGGGGCGATTGGCGCGTTTAATGGCTATTACTTCTCCGGACTGTTATTTTTCGTGAGCGTGGCGATTGTGGTGGGGGTGTCGTTGCTGACGGAGGCGCCGCCGGAGGAGAAGGTACGGGGGTTGACGTTTGGGACGGTGTCGGCGTCGGATCGGTCCGAGAGTCGGAAGACGTGGGACTGGCGGGATGTGGCGTTGACGGTGGTGGTTCTGGGGCTGGTGCTGGCGATTTATCTGTACTTCTCCTTCTGGGTGTAA
- a CDS encoding aldose epimerase family protein — MRTFWLVLCGGLLFGCQPSSNETPSPVETTTVTVTEESFGQLPDGRPVTLFRLRNASGMEVEVLNYGAIIRAIRVPDREGNTGDVVLGFDSLAAYLQPHPYIGAMVGRYANRIGGARFVLDGQTYELAANDGPNHLHGGLKGFDKVLWEAEPFTNGNEAGVRLTYVSPDGEEGYPGTLRATVTYTLADSNALVIDYEATTDKPTIVNLTQHAYFNLAGRGDILNHELQLLADFYTPVDERLIPTGEICPVAGTPLDFRTPQRIGARIDADHEQIRRGRGYDHNFVLRHTERGALELAARVYEPTTGRIMRVYTTEPGIQFYSGNFLDGSLTGKGGMVYARRTGFCLETQHFPDSPNKTHFPSPVLRPGETYRSRTVYAFDVAE; from the coding sequence ATGCGAACGTTCTGGCTCGTACTCTGCGGGGGGCTGCTGTTTGGTTGTCAGCCTTCGTCCAACGAAACCCCTTCGCCTGTGGAAACGACAACGGTAACCGTCACCGAGGAATCGTTTGGCCAGTTGCCCGACGGACGGCCTGTCACGCTTTTCCGGTTACGTAATGCCAGCGGGATGGAAGTCGAAGTCCTGAATTACGGCGCGATCATCCGGGCCATTCGGGTGCCCGATCGCGAGGGGAACACGGGCGATGTGGTGCTGGGCTTCGACAGTCTTGCGGCCTATCTGCAACCCCATCCTTACATCGGGGCAATGGTCGGTCGCTATGCCAACCGCATCGGCGGCGCCCGCTTCGTGCTCGACGGCCAGACCTACGAGCTGGCGGCCAACGATGGGCCCAACCACCTGCACGGCGGGCTGAAAGGCTTCGACAAGGTGCTCTGGGAGGCTGAGCCGTTCACGAACGGGAACGAAGCCGGCGTGCGCTTGACGTACGTGAGTCCCGACGGCGAGGAGGGCTATCCGGGCACGCTGCGGGCGACGGTCACCTACACGCTGGCCGATTCGAACGCGCTGGTGATCGACTACGAGGCGACCACCGACAAACCCACCATCGTCAACCTGACGCAGCATGCCTACTTCAACCTGGCCGGTCGCGGGGACATTCTGAACCATGAACTGCAGCTCTTGGCCGATTTCTACACGCCCGTGGACGAGCGGCTGATTCCTACCGGCGAGATATGCCCGGTGGCGGGCACGCCGCTGGACTTTCGCACCCCGCAGCGCATCGGCGCGCGCATCGACGCCGACCACGAGCAGATCCGTCGCGGCCGTGGCTACGACCACAACTTCGTGCTGCGCCACACCGAACGCGGCGCGCTGGAGCTGGCCGCCCGCGTCTACGAGCCCACCACCGGCCGCATCATGCGCGTCTACACCACCGAGCCGGGCATTCAGTTCTACAGCGGTAACTTTCTGGACGGCTCGCTGACCGGCAAAGGCGGCATGGTTTACGCCCGGCGCACCGGCTTCTGTCTGGAAACGCAGCATTTTCCAGATTCACCCAACAAGACGCATTTTCCGTCGCCGGTGCTGCGTCCGGGTGAGACCTACCGCTCGCGTACGGTCTACGCCTTCGACGTGGCCGAGTAG
- the fsa gene encoding fructose-6-phosphate aldolase: protein MKFFLDTADLDEIREAASLGILDGVTTNPTLIRKAGARDFHEHIYQICELVEGDVSAEVTATDYEGMLREARELARIHERVVVKIPLIAEGIRAIKTLTEEGIRTNCTLCFSPTQALVAAKAGATYISPFAGRLDDVSSDGMHVIEQVVKIYRNYGFKTQVLAASLRHPMHVLEAALMGADVATMPFGVMMQLLKHPLTDVGLERFLKDWEAYLQAKQGVQTA, encoded by the coding sequence ATGAAATTCTTCCTGGACACGGCCGACCTGGACGAAATCCGAGAAGCGGCGAGCCTGGGCATTCTCGATGGCGTGACCACGAACCCCACGCTGATCCGGAAAGCGGGCGCCCGTGATTTCCACGAGCATATCTACCAGATCTGCGAGCTGGTCGAGGGCGACGTGTCGGCCGAGGTGACGGCCACGGACTACGAGGGCATGTTGCGCGAAGCGCGGGAACTGGCCCGCATCCACGAGCGCGTGGTCGTAAAGATCCCGTTGATCGCCGAAGGCATCCGCGCCATCAAGACGCTGACGGAGGAAGGCATTCGCACGAACTGCACGCTGTGCTTTTCGCCCACACAGGCGCTCGTGGCGGCCAAGGCCGGGGCGACCTACATCAGTCCGTTTGCCGGTCGCCTCGACGACGTGTCGTCCGACGGCATGCACGTGATCGAGCAGGTGGTCAAGATTTATCGGAACTACGGTTTCAAGACGCAGGTGCTGGCCGCCTCGCTGCGCCATCCGATGCACGTGCTCGAGGCGGCTCTGATGGGTGCCGACGTGGCCACCATGCCCTTCGGCGTTATGATGCAACTGCTCAAGCATCCGCTGACGGATGTGGGGCTGGAACGCTTCCTGAAGGACTGGGAAGCCTACCTGCAGGCAAAGCAGGGCGTGCAGACGGCCTGA
- a CDS encoding L-fucose/L-arabinose isomerase family protein gives MVTLGVLIGNRGFFPAHLCTEGRQKVLQVLESEGIRALILPEEATRNGAVESLEEARKYAEFFRAHRDELDGVLVSLPNFGDERAIANTLRWAGIDVPVLIHAFPDRPDRMSINFRRDSFCGKISVCNNLYQYGIRYSLTTLHTVDPDSEAFRADLRRFAAVCRVVRSLRGLRIGQIGARPAAFNTVRYSEKLLERTGITVEPLDLSELLGWIRRMNDQDPPVQQKLEEIRAYTDTQGIPEESLYKLAKLGVAIDRFLQEKELKAVAIQCWTALEEFYGVVPCTPMSMLSNRLIPSACEADIPGVLSMYLLQQASGKPAALLDWNNNYRDELDKGVVFHCSNLPAAFFESQRMDYQEIIAGTVGKENTYGTLVGRIAPGPFTFCGLTTDEFSGRIRTYVGEGRFTDDPLETFGGYGVFEVPGLQQLLRYVCANGFPHHVAATLNHVADVLAEALGTYLGWDVYRHQA, from the coding sequence ATGGTTACACTGGGGGTGCTTATCGGCAACCGGGGCTTCTTCCCCGCCCATCTCTGCACCGAAGGCCGCCAGAAGGTATTGCAGGTGCTGGAATCGGAGGGGATTCGGGCGCTCATCCTTCCGGAAGAGGCCACGCGCAACGGTGCCGTCGAAAGCCTCGAAGAAGCGCGGAAATACGCCGAGTTTTTCAGGGCGCATCGGGACGAACTCGACGGCGTGCTGGTCTCGCTCCCCAACTTCGGCGACGAGCGGGCCATCGCTAACACGCTGCGCTGGGCCGGGATCGACGTGCCCGTGCTGATTCACGCCTTTCCGGATCGGCCTGATCGCATGTCGATCAACTTCCGCCGCGACAGTTTCTGCGGCAAGATTTCGGTCTGCAACAACCTGTACCAGTACGGCATCCGCTACTCGCTGACGACGCTGCACACGGTCGATCCCGACAGCGAGGCGTTTCGGGCCGATCTGCGGCGCTTTGCGGCGGTCTGTCGCGTGGTGCGCTCGCTGCGCGGGCTGCGGATCGGACAGATCGGCGCGCGGCCGGCCGCCTTCAACACCGTGCGCTACAGCGAAAAACTGCTCGAGCGGACGGGCATCACCGTCGAGCCGCTGGACCTTTCGGAGCTGCTGGGCTGGATCCGGCGCATGAACGATCAGGACCCGCCGGTCCAGCAGAAGCTTGAGGAAATCCGGGCCTATACCGACACGCAGGGCATCCCTGAAGAAAGCCTGTACAAGCTGGCCAAGCTGGGCGTGGCCATCGATCGCTTTCTGCAGGAGAAAGAACTCAAGGCGGTGGCCATTCAGTGCTGGACGGCCCTCGAGGAATTCTACGGCGTGGTGCCCTGTACGCCCATGAGCATGCTCAGCAACCGGCTGATCCCCAGCGCCTGCGAGGCCGACATCCCGGGCGTGCTCAGCATGTACCTGTTGCAGCAGGCTTCAGGCAAACCCGCGGCGCTGCTGGACTGGAATAACAACTACCGAGACGAGCTGGACAAGGGCGTCGTGTTCCACTGCAGCAACCTGCCGGCCGCCTTTTTCGAGTCGCAACGCATGGATTATCAGGAGATCATCGCGGGCACGGTCGGTAAGGAAAACACCTACGGCACGCTGGTGGGGCGCATTGCACCGGGGCCGTTCACCTTCTGCGGGCTGACTACCGACGAGTTCAGCGGCCGCATCCGCACCTATGTGGGCGAAGGACGCTTCACGGACGATCCGCTCGAGACCTTTGGCGGCTACGGGGTCTTCGAAGTGCCCGGCCTGCAGCAGCTGCTGCGCTACGTCTGCGCCAACGGCTTTCCGCACCACGTGGCCGCCACGCTGAACCATGTGGCCGACGTGCTGGCCGAGGCGCTGGGGACGTACCTGGGCTGGGACGTGTACCGCCATCAGGCCTGA